The sequence below is a genomic window from Lagopus muta isolate bLagMut1 chromosome 9, bLagMut1 primary, whole genome shotgun sequence.
AGGCAGGTTATGTCTCCTAGGAATGGCTTGGGTAGAGCTGATTCTGCTTGGGAGCAAGCCAGTCTGGAGAGCTTCTTGAGTTCTCTCCCCATTGTCTGCAGTGGTCATCTCAGCGAAAATAATaacagtttttttcctaataaattcCTGTGACAGAGCATCAAATCCCTGACTCCACAATCCCTGTCCATGGGGAGAGACTGTGTGGGTACTGTGTGGGTCCTGAGCCATACAAGGCCTTTAGGTACAGTAGTGTAAGAGTTGTGAATGCAGGTCAGTCACTATTAAATTAAGAATAGCTCAAGTGAGCAAActcccttttttttgtttgttttgcagctgccaAGATTTCCCCTGTAACTCCcatcctttgctttccttctcctgGCTGTAaattttgctgccttctgcagtaGATAAATCTGATATGCTgtgctaaatattttaaatgtggcAAACGATTCTTCATCGCAGAGTGGCATGATTGCATTACAATGTATTAGAACAACATGACTTTGCCAGAGGGTGTTTGCTGGCACTGCGCCGAATGAAGGAGGCAGCTCAAGTTTGAGAAGTAACTATCGAATCATTTATCAACATTCATTCCTAACACACATGGGGCTGCACCAGCTCGAGAAAGAAATCTGTGGGCTGAGCCAAAAACCCTGGGCACAGATCTTTCAGTTTGAGCTTCTCAAAATGCAAGAGCCCAATCAAAATGTCAGCATGAGTCCCTGTGACAGATTCAACACACGCTTCTGGCATCTATTGTGTTGCGTTTGGTCTCCCTTCTCAGGCTCATGTGAAATATGTGCTGCTTTTTAGGATCTTGGCTGATTTTCTCTCACTACTGTAACACGATGGAAGTTCTCTGATGAACCAGGTGGAACAAGAAGTTGGGCGCTATGATCCCCATGGGTTCCTTCTtacttgggatattctatgattccatgattctacaaaCTGCAGAAAGACAACAAATGGTTTCTagtgtttattttccttcattatgtCCTCATAAGATGGAGGCAACTCAGTTcccccagggctgagctgcagggcaggagaggaCCTCTCCACGTTCACGCAGGTGCTTGGAGATCTGGCAAATGGGCACTGAGGGGCTTCACTCGCTggggagaaagcaaaacagtaaaTGTAGAGCAGGCAGAGAAGGACAAGCTCTGGGGAAAGAGGGGTGAGCTGGGGATGAGCTGTCAAACCACTCGGAAACAAGAAAGGCATGGGTGTGATTCGTGAATCACAAAGCCTCTCACCAAAGCCTCTCAAACTCCAGATGTTAGAAGTGAGAACTGAGGAATCTGGGTGGGTTTGGGTGGATCCTCCCCATGGAGACGTAGCTCATGACCACCCAGAAAGCAGGCAGTTCTTCCTCTGGGAAGGGCTTAGCTTAATCACAGAATGAGCTTTATTCCTCTTGGAGAGGCTGGTGCCTGGACCAGCCTGCTGGCAGTACTCCAGGTCAGCTCTGGGCATTACACACAGTCCTTATAACCCCTTCCCCAAATTCTGGATGTTTCTAGGGGAATGTGAGGGTGGTTACTGCAATTAGCAGCATCTACCAAGAAACTTTCCTGACAGATATCAGCCCATTGAGATACCTGCTGGGATGGCTTATATTGACCAGGGAGGTGAGAAATTCAATTCGCATAATGGGAGGGGCTGCCAGGTGCCAAGGAGAAGGTCCCTCATCCCTCCAGTGTCAGAATGGCCAAGCCCCAACTTGGCATCTTTGGGATATATAGACATACATGGACAGCACTGGGTTCAGCTGAAGGTttggctggggaaaaaaacgTGGATGTGACTCGCTTAAGCCCTCCAATCTGTGGTGCAATCATCAACCCAAGGTGCCCAGCTTGGGCACTGCACTGTTCACCCAGATGCAGCCTGGTTGCCACTCACAGCTGGCCACCTCATGCTGGGTTTTGGATGGAACCAGCAGGTAGGGGACCAGTGGGATCTTTCAGGAGGCAGGAAATAGGACTAACCACAGAAAGCATCTGAGCTGCTGAGTGCAAAGACGGCCAGAGTGCGTGGTTGGAGGCTGCTCTTCCACttcagccagcactgcaggcagcagcagatccCGCAGGACAGGAGCAGGGCCAGAAGAAACAGTGTCAGGAACCtgaggcagaggcagcaggggAGGAACAGTTCCATCACCATCTGCGGGCAGCACCAACAGATGGCTGCGTGTCTTCAAATTAACATATTCATTAATGTATTTTGCAAATAGCTGTTAAATGTTGCATTTTCTCCATCAGTGTGCTGGACATGATCAAAGTCCCGGGAAACCAACATCTCTCAGTGATGAGTGCTGTCTGGAATTCAAGCATTTCTCCCAGAAATCATTCATCAGGTTTGCCCATCTCTGTTGTCAGTGTACAGTGAAGCTATGGATTAATGACTCCCATTAGTCAGTAAAGACAGAATACAGGGACAACCCAGGAGCAATGCTCTCCAGCTATCTGTCTCTCTTAATGCCTTTCTCTCATATATCCATCACGTAATATTATTTGCCAGCTTTCTCTCTGGAACAGAACTGAAACTTACCACACATACCAGCTGCTAAAGTTTTCATCGTTCTGCTTGATGCACCtaacaagggaaaataaaaagaagcttcAGTCCAATGTGTATGAACCAGATAGTTTCCAATGCTTTTCCATCAGCATGAAGAAATGCATCACCAGTAAGCGCATGACTGAGAACTTTTCCTCCATCAAGGGAGCAGGATCACAAGTTTAGATGGGAGCAGAAGCTGATGATATGCATGTGACTGGTTTGCCATTCAACAGCAGCACCCACCACCTGTGTTTTTTGCTGAAAAAGCAGGGGAACAAAGAGCTGCTGGCTTCCCTTTTCACTCTGAGAAGGAAACCCATTGCTGGAAGCCTGCAGTAGGAGTGTTTgggaagcacagaatcacagaattgtaggggttggaagggacctccagagatcgagtccaacccccaaagAACAGAGATACATACACTCACCTCTCACCAGGCTCACAGTCGGGCTCAGAGCCTGCTGGCTGAAAACATACATGGAAATCAGAGAGGGCAAATcatactttttgttgttgttccttttgAAATCATTGTAATGACCAATTTTGTCTTGGAGCGGGAAGTTGGAGGGAAGAGCAATAGAAGTGCAACTGCATGGGTGAAATCgctcctctccctgctcccatccctgtGTGTCTGTGCTCTGAGCCACTATTGAAATCAGGGGGTAATCTCCCCAGCAGCTCGATAAATTCAATAGTTTGAAGATGAAAGCTAGAGCAAGGGGAACGCACTTCCTTTTATGTGCAAAGggaaggctgagagctgggagaggagcagTGTCAGAGATCTGCTTACAGAGCTGGGCTCCATTCTTCAGAAATGTCAGCTGAAGAATTTCCTGTGCCTAATTACTGGTTTGCAGCTATTTTCCAGTAGGTAATTGTGAATGTAGCTGTAAATTGGGGCTGTTGCGACTGGACATGTGCTCTCCCttgcatttttctatttctggatAGTAGTGGTGCATCATTCCCAGAGTCACGTTTCAGGTATGTGTATTCACAATTGCAAATATGTGTACCCGAAACTTGTTCTTCAGGTATGTTTTCTACTTTCTGCTCAAGCAAGTTTACTTTTGTAAGCCTTGTTGACCTTAGCTTCAGTTTCAGATTGTCTAGGCAAAAAGTAACCGGACTGGTTCATCAGCAAGATTAAACCCAATTCAATCTTCAGACAATTCGCATTAGGTGTGTTACAACATTTCGAGCTTTGCTACGAAAAAAACCCCCTTCAGATCAGATATAGAATTGCAAGAAcaccaggaaaaaataaacaagatggAAGAGCTAAGATGTATTTCTTGGAAAAATGTATCAACATAATTTATAAACCATTGTATTACTTGGATTTCCACCTTTATAAGCCTGAAGGATGCAGAGATTTCTGTCTTTGAGTGAAGCTAGAAAGCTCTGTTGAGGATTAGAAATTTGTACCAAATATGTATATTTGAGAGGTTTCATGTTATGTCTCTAATTAACAGGACTTCttgtaaaaagcaagaaatcacAGATCTCTATAGCCCATTTAATCCTGTGCACACTGCCTTTGCTGTGATGGGGGCACAATCAGCCCCTCATTTCGCCAGAGCTCTGTAGGTATAATGAGTCTCTCATTATCTATGGAATTTCACGAGCGGCTGAAACCTGAatgaggaagagggaaaaaaacagaagcttcAAAATGAACTCTTCCAGACGTGTCCTTTGAAAATTGAGCTAATTTGCTGTGTCACACATGCACCCTGgtgcagaatattttaatttttttgcacTTCAGCTGATTATTAGAATAACAGGTCAAAACCAGACAGCCGACTGCTGCAATTGCGTGTGCCCTGAGTATTCTTCATGGCTGAATGACAACCTCTGGGCTCTCCTTTATCATTCTCCAAACTACTTCAGCCCCACTACCATCGCATGGTTGAGCTGCAGCAAAGTGCATCTCACTGGGTCAGTAATCCATCAATGCAGCCAAACGCCCACCCTTGCTGCTGAAGACTTGTGCTCTTCCATTTCAGTAACCatagagagaataaaaaattaaggtattcaagctttctcttctttactTGGAAATGATGTGAATATTAAACCTACCTCAAATTTACCAGGTCTCCCCACCAAGAGAGAAGTCGGTTGAAAGAAAAGGATACTGATTAAATTCGATAAAAATTGAATCGTCCCCCCAGCAAAACTCCTAACATCTTGCTGGTTGCACTGAAGGGTTTGGTTACCTGGaagaagataaaatacagaACTCCAGCTTCCATGATCCGTGAAGTGAAACACAAAACTCTGGGTCTCTGCATCACAAACTGGAGAGATGCAGGAAGAGCTTTGTTTGTGGCAGCGGTTTGGAGCTTTTAAAACTTCTCTGCACATTGTGCCTTTGACCACAGAGCACGCTGCCCAAAGGCTTCACACCCTTTGGAAATTACTGCTAGCCAGGAAACAAACTTAGGGTTTGCATGGACACACTTTAATTGCTGCTACAAGTTAAATGAACACTAGTTTGAGGTCAACACCTTGCAGGTGTTTTGGCATTTTCATAGGTGTTTACAAATTCATGTTGCTGAATCTTAGTTCCATATTAACCTGCGGCTGTTTTTAGCGGGACCTTCTGCAAACAAAGAAGCACCAGATTTTGCGGATATGCTTTCATTACATGGTGCCTTTAGCTGCAATTCTGTCACTGCAGGAAGAGCAATGCTGCCTTCAAGCCTCTGTGCACTGCGCCTCTGATCTCAGCATGAAGTCAGCCTCTATCCAACCCACCTCCACCAGTACCACCgctgctgcatgcagctgctggggTTGGTTGCAGAAGACAATGCATCAGGAAAAGGCATACCTGAAGTGGTTTTCATGAATACCAAATTTTGTTGCAAGCACTGATTTCGCACTGACTGATAGCTACACCTGGATCATGTAGTTAAAACTGGGATGGAACACAGTTTGCATTGAATCTCTGATAACCACAAAGCGGGGATGATGCTAGGTTGTTTGGTAGCCAATAATAGGTTGTCACGGAAGCTTACAGCCCGTGGCCGAGACGCACCATTAGCTACGGCTCTTCCAGGTTTAACACAAAGAGTGTTGCTGTGAATATGTTTACCAGTCGCTCCAGAAGTTAAGCATTATGTTGTGGTGCCATTACTTCAGTAATGATTGACAGAGCTAAGCTGATCTTGAGGTATGTCTCCATGGTTTTTCCTCAGTGAAGAGGTTAAGATGTCTAACCGACTCTGATACATGTGCTCAAGCCAggtttgatatttatttttagtgctttGCATAAAGCCTGGTCTTCTCAAACACGCACTTCAGCTCACTGCTAATTAAAGGCAAGCTGCTGAAATGATGCCTTCTGAGAAAGCACCTCTCTTAATGCTGCTAAGTAGATGCACTACAAAATATAAATGGCCTGAGCGTGTTGTTGCCCTCGTTCAGTCCAATCCTTTTTGATTTTGTTCAACAGTGAAATGCCAAACCAATTTCTTAtctgttttctaaaaagaaaaagacccCGCAGTATAAAAATGTGCAAAGCCATGCTGGGAACCTTGTGACTCTTACAATTTCAGGCTTCAAAGAGATCATCCATCAGCGCGCTAATTTCAGATTTCTTCCTCTCGCAATTACTTCCCTCAAAGCTCCCTCCTGCGCTCCAGTGAGATGCTTCTGTCTGTGTACCAATGCCAGAGCCCAGAGTGCTTCCAATTTACAGCTACCCAATGCATCATCCACAGTACTTAGAGGGGCAGGTACTACGATTAGCTCtcagtactgaaaaataatgcataGCTTCAGTTCTTGGTCTTGGTTTctagaagaaaagggaaaaaattgaATTTCGCCACTATCCAGGTTCCTGGCTTAGAGGCAAGCATTTGTTGGTCCCATACAGAGGTTTCTAATGAGCAGGCTAGGACCTGACACAATGCTGAGAGGAGCTCTGCACTGAGTCCTGTGGGAAGCTATGATTCCTCCTACCAACTCCCTgtcctctgctttctgccatGATGCTGCCTTTGGGGCTTTGCAGTACCAAGAGACTTTTCTTCTGGGTAGCCTTGTGTCCGGGGCTATTTCCAGTCTGAGGGATTCATCCagactttttattatttacctCTGtaagaatatatatacatatgcatttaTCTACCCATGCATATGTATGAGTGGATACGTAGAAAAAATTTCTCCTCATCCACTTTCTGACAAAAAGTTGGGcatctccttcctccccagccAGTTACCTCACCTCATCAATGGACTTTGGAGGCTGCTCTCTGATAGGTGTTAACTTGTGGCCATTAGcttaaaaatctgttatttcttcATCACCTTACATGGTTGCTAGGTGACAAATGCATCTCCCCGACAGCAGCGGGGGCTATTGGAGCATACGGCAATTTATGACTGTCCATTATCTCTTTTGCTTAAAGTGCCTGTGCCTTTTGATGGAAGAAGATGTACGACTCCAGGATCACCTAAAGGATGATTAGAGTTTCATCAGAAACTGCCTCTACTGGTTGGCTCTTGCTGGGCTCCATGAGGGGGGATGCAAGAGTGGGAGACAGGAGGAATCTGGGGAGGATCACACCTGGCAGGGCCAAGCTCAGATTAGCAGACTGAATGTCAGGAACTTAGCTCACTCTTGCATGTATGTGCCCTATAAGAGTGGTCCTACCTTATTTGCTTGAGCATCATGATTATTTTCACTCATACTTCTGGTTTGAGGCAAAGTTGCTAGAAACAAACTGGGGACCTCTGGATTCTGGTGAGAGGTGGAGGTGATTTATCAATGAACAGGAGTCCACTCAGAACCCTTAAGACCTGATAAGCCCGGCTAGCAGTTTAAGCCCATTTAAATCTCCTCATCAGCCTTCAGAGCATTTGGTGTTTGCTAGTGATGCCTTCCAAGAAAGCAGGCACCTTGCTGCAGTCTGACCTCACAGAAGGGTCCAGAATGGGGTCATGACTTTTCCAGtaaggaaattaagaaaagagaagcagaaaagggaGAAGTGGATCAGacataaatacagaatttagGAAGGATGACCAGgatggagaaaacagaaatgaaatacgATGTGCAAGGAAGATGAGGAAAGGCAGGACAGCCTGGAGTCAACCAACAATAGTTAATTAAGCatgtgttggcttttttttttatgtctcaGTGTTTTCTTATCACTGCCACAATCAGTTTTTCCTGCAGCCCAAGTCCCCTGGGAGCTTTCACCTCCCTGctcagttttgctgctgtgcttggcttgatctttgcttttccagctgtgttCCTGGTGTCTGATTCAGCCAGGCTGCAGTTATCCTTCCCATTCTGTTCTTGGAAGATTCAGGGCTGTTAAATTCAGATTAATGCAAGGGTAACAGGGAGGATCAGGTGGTGAACATTGCCTCCATTGAACAAGAGAACTAAAGGAGCTTGGTTCTGATTCTCATAGAATGAAAGCTGTGAAGACCTGCTTGCTCCCTACAAACTCACTGAGATGGATAAACCAGTACTAGGGAGAACTGGCATGGGGACAAAGGGGAGCAAGCCAGCCATGGGTAAATGGAGGCTGGAAGGGCAGGGAACATGCAGAGCAGTGGGGTTGTGCAGCATCTTGTCTGTGGGAGGAGCGTGAGATGGAAATCACTGAGATGTAACCATTTCAGCAGGACTGACCTGAGGAGTCCTTTCCCATCCCATGGAAGTTACCCCAGTTGGTTCTTAGAACCCCAGACCAACATGTACGGAAGCCAGCAGAGACTGCTCCGGTCTTGTGCGAGCTGAGCAGGATGAACTCCTTACGACAAGCCCTGGTAGAGCTGGCATAACTCGATGTCTTTCAGAAGGATTATAGCTCATTGCTGCTCACTGATGAATGTGGCCCTTTGTGAGCCTGTGCGGGGGATGTGCTGCACAGGGGGAAGGAAGAACTTCGGGcactcatttaaatgagtgCAAACAAGGACAACGTTGTTCTGCCGCATCTTCCCCAGCAGCAAGGCTCTGCAGGTCACCCTCACATCTGAGTCGCTTGCTGCTGTTCCTGGCAGTCCAAAGCAGCCTGGCAGTGTGGCTGAGTGCACCAGCAGAGAAGGGGGAGCGGTGAAGGATTTTGCCTGGCAGAAAgctaaaggaaaaggaatttgCTTTTAAGTTTGTTATTCACAAAAGGGATTTCTCCTGCAGGTGAGTGCATGTTGCAGACAAGGGCGAACCCCCTTGAAGACAACAAAAAGCTGTCTTCAACATTTAAGTGTCCATGGAGTCCCCAGATCCTTAATTTGCACTTTTATGGAAGTCCAAACTAGAAAACTGCCCAAAGTATAAAGTTCACTGAACTGTTGTGAGAAACAGCTGCAAATTTTTCCAGATACTCCTGTACCAGCCCTGTAATGAACACCTGAGAAATAGGTACTGCAACAACTGAAATATTGGGCACATATAAAAGAGTTTAGGCAGGAAGTCTTGCTCTGATTTACCAGGACAAGCAGCTTTTATAAGTGCACCTTTGCAACATGTGTCTTGTGTATGCCTACAACTCTGGTACTGACTCTGCTCCCactgtgaaaaaagaaaggtaagaattgaagaaagtgcttttttctcccctttcagTGAGAATTGTTTTGAAAACTTCAATTGCACCCTGAGAACAAAAAATTGTCAAGATAACAGGACTTGAGCTCAGCCTGGaagttgtttggttttatttcacgtagaatcatagaatcattaaggttagagAAGAGCACtcagatcatgcagtccaaccccaacccatcccaccatccctactgaccacgtccctcagtgccccatctccacagctcttggacacctccagggacagtgactcccccacctccctgggcagcctgtgctactGCACTGCcattctttttgagaagaattttttccttatatccaacctgaaactcCTTTTCGTAGAAAGTGGGAGACTTCAATACTCGGAATTACA
It includes:
- the TMEM207 gene encoding transmembrane protein 207 isoform X2; this encodes MQRPRVLCFTSRIMEAGVLYFIFFQPAGSEPDCEPGERCIKQNDENFSSWFLTLFLLALLLSCGICCCLQCWLKWKSSLQPRTLAVFALSSSDAFCASEAPQCPFARSPSTCVNVERSSPALQLSPGGTELPPSYEDIMKENKH
- the TMEM207 gene encoding transmembrane protein 207 isoform X1, producing MQRPRVLCFTSRIMEAGVLYFIFFQPAGSEPDCEPGERCIKQNDENFSSWYVWFLTLFLLALLLSCGICCCLQCWLKWKSSLQPRTLAVFALSSSDAFCASEAPQCPFARSPSTCVNVERSSPALQLSPGGTELPPSYEDIMKENKH